Part of the Nocardia farcinica genome, ACCTTGGTGTTGAAGGTGAAGTACTTGCGCAGGTCGAACCGGTCGGCCACATGGTTGATGTAGCGCAGGATCTCCGGCTGCGCGGCGAAGCGTTCGCTCCAGGTCCACTCCTGCTGCAGTTCCTCGCTGAACGAGTAGGAGTAGTAGATGCTCTCGACATCGCAGCGAGCGCCGGGATAGGTGTTCCAGTACCAGGTGCCGCCGACATCGGGCGCGGTCTCGAACCCGGCGAACGACCAGTTGTGCTGCCTGGCCTGATAGGCGACGTAGAGGCCGGAGAACCCCGCTCCGACGCAGATGACGTCGAGCGGTTCGGGGGTGGAGTGTGTCATGGGAGTGCCTTCGAGTGTCCGGGTGCGTGCAGAACGTGCGGGGGACAGCGGTGGGTCCGGTGGACGATCATGAATATGATCATCTGACTATGACAAGTGACTCATAAAGTATCGCCGGGCTTGCCGGTCGTCAACAGGGCTCGCCTCGCCCGCGCGCGAGCCGCCGGTCGCGGGGCAGTTCGCGCAGGAACCGGCACACTTCGTCGATCGCCGCCGTGGTCTGCGCGAACACCCCGACCTCGGTGAAGAAGCCGTGGAAGACGCCGCGGTACCTGGTCGAGGACACCGCGACGCCCTCGGCGCGCAGCCGCTGCGCGTAGGCCTCGGCGTCGTCGCGGATCGGGTCGACCTCCGCGGTCAGGACCAGTGCGGGCGGCAGCCCCCGCAACGATTCCGCGCGCATCGGCGCGGCCAGCGGATCGCCGCCGGGGTGTCCGACACCGGTGTACTGCTCCCAGAACCAGCGGCCCTGTGCGGCGCCGAGCAGCGGCGCGTCGGCGGATTCCGTCCACGACGCGCGGCTGAACGTGTCGTCGACGGCGGGATAGGCGAGCACCTGCGCGACCGGTAGCGCACCGCCCTGCTCGCGCAGGGACAGGAGCAGGGCGACGGCGAGATTGCCGCCCGCCGAATCGCCGCCGACCGCGATCCGGCCGGCGTCGATGCCCAGATCGGTGGCCGATCGGGTCAGCCAGGCGTAGGCATCGACGCAGTCGTGCAGCGCCGCCGGGTAGGGGTTCTCCGGCGCCAGCCGGTAGTCGAGGGAGACGACCGTCCAGCCGGACCCGGCGGCGATCGCGCGGCACAGCTCGTCGCAACCGTCCAGGGTGCCCAGGACGAAACCGCCACCGTGCAGGTAGACCAGAGTGGGAGCGGCGCCGCCCGCCGGTGTGTCATCCGTGCG contains:
- a CDS encoding alpha/beta hydrolase produces the protein MNDAAPACWALLDDQAAAVAAMIGRLLPEPLHVLGPQQARALLNSAPSADPITRLDHVEQLTVPTRSGTIAARLYRTDDTPAGGAAPTLVYLHGGGFVLGTLDGCDELCRAIAAGSGWTVVSLDYRLAPENPYPAALHDCVDAYAWLTRSATDLGIDAGRIAVGGDSAGGNLAVALLLSLREQGGALPVAQVLAYPAVDDTFSRASWTESADAPLLGAAQGRWFWEQYTGVGHPGGDPLAAPMRAESLRGLPPALVLTAEVDPIRDDAEAYAQRLRAEGVAVSSTRYRGVFHGFFTEVGVFAQTTAAIDEVCRFLRELPRDRRLARGRGEPC